One part of the Kryptolebias marmoratus isolate JLee-2015 linkage group LG13, ASM164957v2, whole genome shotgun sequence genome encodes these proteins:
- the adora2b gene encoding adenosine receptor A2b has translation MKTYYIVIEVVIAILSISGNVLVCWAVAINSTLKNATFYFLVSLAVADILVGCLAIPFAIIISIGLPLDFYGCLFLACFVLVLTQSSIFSLLAIAIDRYLAVKIPLRYKELMTGKTAREIIAILWILSFVIGLIPFFGWNSKYLRCSNTTDDKHRGGLPQSCKLQCFFENVVDMEYMVYFNFFVCVLLPLLIMLGIYVKIFTVARKQLRQIELKCVGNGDSQNQGLLQKEIRAAKSLSIIVGLFAVCWLPVHILNCLKLFYEDLDRPEYVMYVAIILSHANSAINPIIYAYRIQDFRTTFRRILSQHFLCRKEELYRSSNGSRRHRDQIHMTIDPLL, from the exons ATGAAGACGTACTACATCGTGATTGAAGTAGTCATTGCGATCCTCTCCATATCCGGCAACGTCCTGGTGTGCTGGGCTGTGGCCATCAACAGCACCCTGAAGAACGCCACCTTCTATTTCCTGGTGTCCCTGGCCGTGGCTGACATCCTGGTGGGCTGCCTGGCCATCCCCTTCGCCATCATCATCAGCATCGGCTTGCCCCTGGACTTTTACGGATGCCTCTTCCTCGCCTGTTTCGTCCTGGTACTCACTCAGAGCTCCATTTTCAGCCTCCTGGCCATCGCCATTGACAGATACTTGGCCGTGAAGATCCCACTGAG gtaCAAGGAGTTGATGACGGGGAAGACTGCCAGAGAAATCATAGCAATTTTATGGATCCTTTCTTTTGTTATTGGCCTTATTCCCTTCTTTGGATGGAACTCGAAGTACTTGAGATGCAGCAACACTACGGACGACAAACACAGAGGAGGCTTGCCCCAGAGCTGCAAACTACAATGTTTCTTTGAAAACGTGGTGGACATGGAGTACATGGTCTACTTcaatttctttgtgtgtgtgctgctgccgctgctcaTAATGCTGGGCATCTACGTGAAGATCTTCACCGTGGCCAGGAAGCAGCTGAGACAGATTGAGCTCAAATGTGTGGGCAATGGGGACAGCCAAAACCAGGGGCTGCTGCAGAAGGAGATCCGGGCTGCCAAGTCCCTCTCCATCATCGTGGGACTGTTTGCCGTCTGCTGGCTGCCCGTTCACATCCTCAACTGCCTCAAGCTGTTTTACGAGGATCTGGATAGGCCCGAGTACGTCATGTACGTGGCCATCATTCTGTCCCATGCCAACTCTGCGATCAACCCCATCATTTACGCGTACCGCATCCAGGACTTCAGGACCACCTTCCGTAGGATCCTGTCTCAGCACTTCCTCTGCCGCAAGGAGGAGCTTTACCGCAGCTCCAACGGCAGCAGACGCCACAGAGACCAGATCCACATGACCATCGACCCTCTGCTATAG